The DNA region agcagagcagcagctcctgtgtcctgttctctaaaatccctgttttagtgaatgtagtctggtgtgtgtgctgtttgtggttaaaccaaaaggatcttccaggtctctctctgtagggatcctttccatgatgctgtcacacacttagaataacactctgagcctgtcagtggatcaaacaagctcttttagtggacctactgtgatcaggtgcagttgtcccaaaggatcacgttgcagccattgcagccggtttggtggctgctggctgaggtgatctactggatcagttccaacacttttactacctaccagtcactcacacaccaggatgtggacacagaggatcatgggggagaaacagtggacTTATCCTTTAAAGAGAAGGTAGACTCACTGGTGCCAGGTACAGGCGTTCACcgctgcagctccactctgcaGGAACctacagcaacaacacaaatgATGAGTCGTCAGTTGTGAAATGTTAACAATGACTTCCTGTTCTAGAGAAATTATCCCAGTAATTCAATCGCTCATACAgcatgtgactgtgactgtgattcaGTTACAGAACAGAATCAGCTGCTTTTCATCACGTTTAACACACAAACTCTGACATGTCTGCACAAAGATTCACATTTATCTAAAGGGAGGAGCCTATTTACAGGAATTCTTCTTTGTAGGAACAAGAATGATTCATGAGACTCCTGATGTTTAtctccctgcccccccccatcagGCCCCCACTTcttccagtgtttcctgcttGTTTTGAAGGTTGTGTGTTAAGAGGTGTAGGGatttcaccacaaacagcaaaaacacacccGACTACATTCCCAACATTTGACACAGCAgaacagtggagctgctgctgcctgaactgatctgcttgtttgtgttactgtgagttatACAGATGTTGTCATGGATCCAAACTCAGCCTTTAATGCACCAAAgtcaccagcagctcctgagtaaaacccctgttttagtgaatgtagtctggtgtgtgtgcagagagcgatgtaacggctgtttgtggtcaaaCCAAACCATCTGAGTGACTAGTGACTAAAACTAGTCCATTTGAACCCAAAACATGCTAAACTGGGGCCtgggtttaaaaatatcagatTGCTCCTTTAAGTGACTGTGGACAGCAGTGACACCGTGACCTCTCACCCCTCCAGCAGGTCCGTGCGGTGGTCTCGCGGCTGGCCCACGTCCGGCCCGTACAGCCCGGCGCCGCGGTAAAATCTGGACTCTGACATCATCTCTCTGAGACGCCCGAAGTCCTGACCGAGCTGATATCCGTCCACTCGAATCCCCGCCTTCTTCTCATAGCTGTTTGGCTCTGCAGACAAACACTCGCCGTCAGACTGTTTCCACCTCTGACGCAGAGCTCTCTGAGGCCTTTTCTGTGTGGCGGGAACACAAAACCACCGATCGCAGAACAAACAGTTTCCCAGCAGATCAAACAGCACGAgaccacttcctgtgtgtgcagCGAGGTGATAAACGCCTCACGTCTCATGAACACATGGAAGTCAAGCCTCAGATAAGAGACTGTAGAGTTTCAGTATTACTGCAGcttcacaccacacacacacacacacacacacacacacacacacacacacacacacacacacacacacacacacacacacacacacacacacacacagccgtgtGTTCTTGAAGAGTTACGAGGGCCTGAAGTCGTCCAATTTGTTGACTACAGCTGTAATTAACAATCATCTCTATCACCAATCAatgtgctgattattttcaCGACTAACTGTTCAGTTTGTAAAACATCAAACCTCCATCGTGGTGACGACCAAACAACACTTCTTACATTTATGCACACGatgaatcaattatcaaaacatCAGCCGATTCATGCTCTGTGAATCTCAGCGTCTCTCTGTGACATCACCGATCAGCCTCCTGGTGTTAGCGGTTAGCGTACCGTTGCCGAGCTCCCAGGACATCCGGTACTGTTTGGACTCACAGtactgcagcagcaggcggGCGTTGCTGCTGTTCCAGGCGTTGTCGGCCGTCCTGAGCAGAGCGTTGAGGCCAAAGATCAGATCCATCCCCGAGCAGGCGGTGAAGGAGTGCAGCAGGTCGACGgtgtcctctgtcacaggagGGAGACAACGAGCAGCCGTGGTTATACAGGATGAGGCAGACAATAATCAGATGAAGGTCATGTCTTATATTTACTGTGACGGAGCTTCAGACATCCACCAACGACTGATGATACCAACACATTTTACTGACTCGTGTGTAGAAATGTACAGCAGTGTATCGTCTGCATAGAACGTTATTTTCAGTGAACAGTCAGATTTCTTTTGTGCACGACTTTCGTTtcccaaagctgctgctgtcagactgtcGCACCAAAGTCATGTAGAAGTTTCTCTCGTCCTGTTGCGCGATGCACCTAAAGCTAATATTAGAGCTAGCTAACATGGCTAACATGGCtaacattaatacatttaaagccAACTAACCAAATAAGAGTTGTAATATTTTGGTAAAATGTCATTACACATCGTTTAAAACTCAACATGAGGGAACATTAATCAGGAATATATTtgataaatcatttattaatcaCCAAAAATACTTaagtaagtaaagtttatttagtatagCACCACAGCACCTGGCATACAAATCTGGGATTTTCTCCCAATGATCTATTTTTGGATTAAATGACAATATATGTATTGATTATCTACGCTGGAGGAGAACAGCATGTGCTATGATGATAGCAACTGGTGACTCATCATTAAACACCGTTAGACATCGTTAAGTCAGCTAGTTAAGCTGGTTAGCTCAGGTTAGGGAAGCAAAACAGAAATGGAGTactgcacaaaaaaacaaatctgaagtTCGACCAACTGTGAACCTTCACTCTCCAAAACAAGATGTTTCCAAAGAGGTGCATGTACATTAAAAAGCAGTGGTCCAAGCGTTGAGCCTGGTGGAACACCTGATCAAGAAGACCAGTCTGAACGGCCTGATCGCCACATGATCCTCTACGTTTGACCGTTAAAATGTCAGCCAGCAGGGACGCCACACAAAACTACGACTCAGTGGAAGTCTGGTACCTGTGAACTTGACTCTTCTGTACTTCCTCTGCAGGTCTTCTTTCATCAGGATGACTTGTTGTCGGGTCCAGTCCTTCTTCAGCCGGTCCTCCAGCCACGAGGGAAGCTCCAGTTTATCGCAGGACGGCTCTGACGACGACAGACAAGAGGAGCGAATCTTATTTATGTCATAGGTTGACATCATAACTCAGTGTTTTACATTAACATGCAGAAGAAACCACCACAGTGACCCGAGAGCTCAGACTGGACTGAAGCGCTCTGGATGAATCCTGCTGTTCGTCTGACTAACCGAGCACTGAGAGCGTTCATCTAATAATCTAACAGATCATTCATAATAAATTATCTAGATGGACGCATGAACTAATGTGTTAGACTGTTTGACAAACAGCTGCTCTAAGAAGCTCACAAACATTCAGAGTCCTGAGACCTGGTGTGACGTCTGAGTCCGGCTGAAGACGCCTCCGAGGGCTGAACACCATGAAGTCTTGTCTCGTCCCCCCAAATCTCAGGTAAGCTGGAGTCAAGGCTCGTGCCAACGTCCTTATCTTTGTGGAGCTGGAgaggacaaacaacaaacaattaaTTCATAATCAATATTATCAATATGTAGAgatacagagatagacctggctcagagtgttattctaagtgtgtgacagcatcatggaaaggatccctacagagagagacctggaagatccttttggtttaaccacaaacagcacacacaccagactacattcactaaaacagggattttagagaacaggacacaggagctgctgcctccatcagtcagtgtgtttgtgttattgtgtgtcacacagataTTGTactggatccaaactgaccctgtaaaacaccaaagtcacacaataacacaaactaactaactgatcaagtcagcagcagaccagcagctcctgtgttctgtgagctaaaatcactattttaatgaatggagtctggtgtgtccacttagaataacaatctgagcctgtcagtggctaaaacaagaataaaaataaaaataaaacagccactgcagccaGTTTGGCAGAAAaccttttgtttaaccacaaagaGCCGTCACATCTCATGTCTCAGAGAACATCTGACCACATGCAGAGAAAGTTTGTCACTATAAAGACTTAGAGGACATGTTTCCACCTCAGGAGCAGAGATGGGCTTCAGTGCagtagaaacacagagaggaagaaaacagccTGAATGAAGCTCAGCATCGATTATCTGGCTGATTATCTGACTGATTATCTGGCTGATTATCTGACTGATTATCTGACTGATTATCTGGCTGATTATCTGGCTGATTATCTGACTGATTATCTGACTGACTTCCAGGGTCTGGGGGTACTAACACCCCACCAGTCAGAGCTGAGAGGATTTCCCAGGATTTAAAGGGAAGTTTGAGCACATTAACTCTACCAGGATCAAACctccagtccagcagcagctgcagcactcagtgccccccccccacaccgtctcaccccagcagcagcaggaacctctcctctgcagccagGCTGGCGTCGATGGTGACGGACAGAAAGCGCAGGTCCACCCGGTGGAGCACCGAGGACAGGTCCGCCCGCACCGCGCGGCCCCACCCGTGGGAGCTGTTCTGATCCGGGGCTCCGATGTGGACTCCGTCGGTCCGGCACCAGAGCAGGGACAGGACCAGGACCGGGAGCGGGAGCAGAGCCCGCAGCGCCGCGGAGGACTTCATGTGTGCAGCCTGGAGCTCCGACAGGAAGAGACGCTTCCTGCTCCGCGTCCTCACCGCTGTTCACACCAGATCCGGATCAGACCCGGGTCACTAAGTACACCTCCTGTAGGACAGCTGTCTGTTCCCTCACAGGCTCAGATTGATCAGAACTAACTGATTACAGCTCCTGCAGGAGATCAAGTCATTAAAGACTGATGTCACTTTACTCTTTAACTTTCGTACTGACACTGGGGGAAAGGTGAGGACTTCACCTGAGCACCTTCTCATGCAGCTCACTCCAgttcacagagacagaacaggTAAAgaccagaggaagaaaatgattGAAGCTAGAATATCATGAAGTTGTTCTTCAGGGTCAGATGTACACTTCACTGACTCTTCCAGGACTCTCCATCATTTCAAAAGATGACCAACAGATGACGGTGACGTATAAAAGTCACATGAAACAGGATGTAAGCTTCAGCAGAAACACCACAGAGAAATGTCTTAACTTCCCCTTAACTTCTGGAACACACTTCTTCTTAACTCCATGACTTTCCAGGAATTCCAGGACCTGTTGGCAGCCTCAACTCTGAGCTACAGGATCATAAAGAACCCAGCGGAGTCCTCGTGGTTCATTATTTTAATGAGATGtagacaaatacaataaaaacgAAGATAAAGAGAATAAAACTTCTCAGTAAAAATGAATTCAGACGAGTTGTTCCGGCTCTAAAGGTGCCGGCAGGTCTGAAGGTGTCGTGAGCAGCTCGTCCACTTCCTCCTGAAGAGCTGCAGCTTTTTCATTCAGCAGCATCTGGAACACAGAGAGACGTCATCTGACCCACACAGACGGTTAATACATGTTCAGCAGCACGGTAACACCCCCACTGTAAGGACAACCCCAGTAACTTTAACCTGGTCCCTCTGAGTCCActtcctggtgtgtgagtgactggtaggtagtaaaagtgttggaactggtccagtagatcacctcagccagcagacaccaaacgggctgcaatggctgcaacgtgatcctttgggacaactgcacctgatcacagtaggtccactaaaagagcttgtttgatccactgacaggctcagagtgttattctaagtgtgtgacagcatcatggaaaggatccctacagagagagacctggaagatccttttggtttaaccacaaacagcacacacaccagactacattcactaaaacaggggttttagagaacaggacacaggagctgctgccttgactggttagtttctttgtgttagaCAAACACTGTTAGTTCTTaaccaacattttaaaacaccaaactcacacaataacacaaacaaacaaacagatcaaggtgtcagcagagcagcagctcctgtgtcctgttctctaaaatccctgttttagtgaatgtagtctggtgtgtgtgctgtttgtggttaaaccaaa from Pempheris klunzingeri isolate RE-2024b chromosome 19, fPemKlu1.hap1, whole genome shotgun sequence includes:
- the hpse gene encoding heparanase, whose product is MKSSAALRALLPLPVLVLSLLWCRTDGVHIGAPDQNSSHGWGRAVRADLSSVLHRVDLRFLSVTIDASLAAEERFLLLLGSTKIRTLARALTPAYLRFGGTRQDFMVFSPRRRLQPDSDVTPEPSCDKLELPSWLEDRLKKDWTRQQVILMKEDLQRKYRRVKFTEDTVDLLHSFTACSGMDLIFGLNALLRTADNAWNSSNARLLLQYCESKQYRMSWELGNEPNSYEKKAGIRVDGYQLGQDFGRLREMMSESRFYRGAGLYGPDVGQPRDHRTDLLEGFLQSGAAAVNACTWHHYYVNGRDTSLEDFLDPEVLDTLAVKTKEVLEKVQPVSPGKPVWLGETSSAYGGGAVGLSDTFAAGFMWLDKLGLAARLGLDLVMRQVFIGSGSYHLVDDNLDPLPDYWLSVLYKRLVGPEVLKIEASPSSTLRRRVRLYLHCANTRSYSRGAVTLMSMNLSERPAGISVPALVSSGTVEAFVLESDPPGEEGLTSRSVKLNGDVLKMVDDETLPDLSGRRLPPAERLQLPPFSLAFFVFRDAGAAACRR